In one Anaerotignum faecicola genomic region, the following are encoded:
- a CDS encoding HAMP domain-containing histidine kinase, with protein MEGGTVSYRLEWVMALPLMEEAERKYGDLAGGMGLFFTAEADDALKLKIDRNKIWSVLDNLVYNALRHTPEGGSIALGIKRRGDRAVLTVADTGEGIDAGHLPH; from the coding sequence ATGGAAGGCGGTACGGTCAGCTACCGTCTGGAATGGGTTATGGCCCTTCCGCTTATGGAGGAGGCGGAAAGAAAGTACGGGGACCTGGCCGGCGGCATGGGGCTCTTCTTTACGGCAGAGGCGGATGATGCGCTGAAACTGAAGATAGATAGAAATAAAATCTGGAGCGTGCTGGATAATCTGGTCTATAATGCACTGCGCCATACGCCGGAGGGCGGCAGTATCGCCCTTGGTATTAAGCGGAGAGGAGACCGGGCAGTGCTTACGGTGGCGGATACCGGGGAGGGGATAGATGCCGGGCATCTCCCTCATAT